The genomic interval AGCCCCGCGGTAGAAAAGGACATACATTGCCCACACCAGCATCTATCTCAcaacccaaaaaaaagaagaaagaaaataaaataaaaaaggtcaaaaaaaaaaatgaaaattaAGCAATTTAAATGTCTATCGGACAGGATATAGGTATGCTTGCGCTGTGaaaacatcaacaacaccaccgCGTGAAACAAGACGCGTATCATGAAACAAACACCGAATTTTCCCCGAGTCgacttctttctcttcccgCGGGAGAAGAGTCGTCAAGTCatgcagaaaaagaaacgccGCGGGATATAGAGAAAAGACCGAATCAAAACtgagaaaaataaagaagacaaaggaaatctgacaaaagaaaaggcaaggaaCGACTGAAAGGAAAATCGCTTCTTTGAAATCATGGATGTCCGTAACACCAGAAAACACCGGGATATGCAGTCGATGCAGATATAGACCAGGATTCGACCCAGTTTCCGCTTATCCGGTCCGACCCGACCGGGCATCTAAGCGCGCCCCATGGGCCACTAGCAACTGTACCACTTCCACATGCCCCTTTTCGCTGGCGACATGTAGTGGTGTCGACCCATGGTGGTCGCGAGCATTGACGTCGATGTGTTCGGTTGTGAGGAGCAATCGCACTACGCCCAGATGCCCGCACTGGGCGGCGATGTGCAGTGGGGTTTGGCCGCGTGAGTCCTGGACGTTCACGTTGACCCCGCGTTGAAGGAGCAGCAAGGAGACCACGCGCTCGGTGCCGTGGCTGGGTTCCTGAGGTGTTCTTGGATTCGACTGCGGCTGCGAGGGAGGCGGCGTGGGAATGCCATCAcggggttggtggtggatgtCTGATACATTCTCGCTAGAGAGGTCGCCCGAGGGTATTATGCTGGGAAAGAGACATGGATCCTATCAAGAAGGTTAGTTCATGTCGGTCTGGGGATCGAAGCCATACGTCTTGGGCCGCacgagggaagaagaagaagcaagatAGACGAAAGAGAGATAGTCAGAGACTTACACTGCTGGGTGTCCATAGAGGAGGTTGGCCGAATGGGGGATCCGACATGGTCATGGGCAAATCGCCGAGGGAGTTGGTCGCAGACCAACTGCCGTTGTCTGATAAGTCGGCATTTTGCCAATCTGCTTGAGAGAGGTGCAGGACATCAGAGTCGGCGGAGAATAGACCGCTGGAATATTGGGACCAGAGGTCGTTATCGGCATATGAGATAGGCCAGGGACAGGGGTCAAGGGGATCCCCAGGTGCCAGCACCGGATCCAGGcctttcatcatcattccGACGGTCGAAGTTCGTGCAGGAGACGGACTCTGGGAGATGGACCACGCGGGACTATTCCGCATGATTTGAGATGGCAGGGTTCTTTTGCTAGCTCCAGAGTATCGCTACACCACCGGATGTACTGAGGCTGATAAAATTCTGGCAATATGGCTATGGTTCGTTCGGTCCGTCACACTTGTCCTCTTGTTTCTTTAATGTCTAAGGAGCGTGAGCTTGCTGATGGTGAGCTTACAGCTTCTTTACTCTGGGGGATCGACCATCTCAGCAACACCGAGTACTCGAACCTGACCTTGCCGGCAAACTGGGGCACTGGATCACCATCGCATGGACATCTGTAACAAGAGAACACCACACAGCCCTACTTGGGGGCGGTTACAGACACGGTGATCTCGCATTGTGCGTGAGATCTATGACGAGGGTCATCCGATCGAAAGGCTGAAACAGGGTAAAAGAATAAGCTATtacaaaaataataataagcTATCACGCTAAAGATGAGTCTGCAGGTCCCGTCATCCCTCACAGTGCATCTGCAACCTCATGCCGGATGTTGTGGGGGCCAATCCaacgagaaaagaagaaggatgagagaAAGACCCAAGAATGCCGGGTTTCGATCAGTCCACAAAGGAATAGACGGTGCATAGATAAACCTCGTAATCCACAGAACCTGTCATAATCACCTGTTACATCACCGATCCTCTGGAACcctggaagggaaaagaaaagaaaagaaaacaaaacaaaagaagagaacTTTGAAACTCGTATCCCGACGAGATCAGCATTCACCATCATGACTTTCCCACCCGCACCAGCAGCGAATATTGGTCCGTACCCCATTCGAGCGTATACAGGTTGGATGGAGACTAACGATAGCTGCGGAATAGATTGGACCAAGTTAGGGCTCGCGGTGACGGATATGGGTAAGAGAGGATCCCACTATGGACCCGCACGAAGAAACCAGGAATAAAACGCTCACATTCTTCTATCCTAGTCAATGGCCATGTGGAGTCGACCTATTCCGTTACGACTGGGGAGTGGACATCGCCCAAATTCGTGGAGGATCCGTATCTTCGCATTCATGGTTTGGCCCCGGCCCTCAACTATGGGCAACAGGTGTATGAAGGATTGAAAGGTGAGCCTTTGGTATCCCCACACGGGATTCTGCCCTgaatatctaataatagagtAAATTAGCCTACCGATCGGCAACTGACCAgatccttctctttcggCCACGATTCCATGCGGCGCGCATGCAACACTCGGCAGAGGTGGTGTCCATTCCTGCTGTGCCCACGGACCACTTTCTCGAGTGCGTGAATCTGGCGGTCGCGAGAAACGCCGAGTGGGTCCCTCCTCACGCGAGCGGCGCCGCCTTGTATGTGCGCCCTGTGCTCTTGGGCTCCGCCGCCCATTTCGCACTGACCCCTCCTGCCGAATTTACCTTCTGCGTATATGTACAGCCTTTTAGCACCTATCACGGCATTGCGCCCCTACCCGCGGTCGTTCTCGAAGACTTCGATCGGGCCGCACCCCGCGGAACTGGCCACGCGAAGATCGGAGGCAATTATGCCCCCGTCATGAAGTGGTCggaaaaggccaagaaggagggaTTCCCTATGACCCTGCATCTGGACAGTGCCACTCATTCCGAAATTGATGAGTTTTCCACCTCCGGATTTCTGGGGGCGAGAATGGACGGGGATAAGCCCGTGTTGGTGGTCCCCAAGAGTGACTATATCATTGGGAGTGTGACGTCCGATAGTTGTATGCAGATTGCTCGGTCCTTGGGATGGACTGTCGAGCATCGCTCGGTACGAACCTCCTGGCTCCATTCCGATCGAGTCCATGACTGACAGTACTTTGTAGGTCAAATACGAGGAACTCGCGACCTTTAAAGAGGTGATGGCCGTCGGCACTGCTGCCGCTCTGGTTCCTATTCGATCCATTACCCGGAAGTCGCGCGACGACCATTTCGTCTACACCGAGGAGAAGTCTGCTGGTCCGGTCTGTCAGCAGCTCTATGCCGCGCTCACTAAGATCCAGCGTGGTGAGGCTGAGGATCAGTTTGGATGGCGTGAAGAGGTTAAGGGCACATCTGATGTGggttcttctggttctttcTGTATCATTATGTAAATATGTTCGTATATGAGGAATGTCTAGCGGTTCTAATTTTCACACTACAAATTGACAGAATGCCGTATCCAAAAGTGAAAGCACGCTTAGAATGTAAGTGTAACTATGCGGAATAAGGGTGAAGAGGTCATGCTCATCGTGAATATAGGCTCTTCGACGTATGCTGCCGGTTGGAGATTCACACAGGGCTGGGGCTGGTGTCTGAATTGCTCTCGCCTTTCTCGGTCTGATACGGAATAGTAATACAATAATGACAGTTGTAGTTTTACAAGGAACTTCAGATAAGTTTGATAATTTTATTTCGTCGTTGCATTTTGTTTGAcacctctctctctcttctattgattatttttgtttattatttttattttgtattttattttctttctctctcttcttctctccctttctcccttatttgttctttttctttccttcttttttttctgtcttcaatttgaatttctttatctccctcttttcttcctttgattGCTAGGTGCATGGAAGACAGATTTACCCAAGTATGCAGATCCAAAACGCAAAATATCCAATTTCATTCTCAGCAGACACCTCCCAGGGCCCTCGAGATACTTCTTAAAAATACATACACGTCGTAACATTCTCCAATCTCACTCCCAACAGTAACAGAGACCCCCTACCGGAAAGAAACCTGCACGATGGGACCGTCCTTCGCAGCCGTGACATGATCGCGCAGCTGATATTCACCCTCACGCTGTCTTCCAGCACCCATATCCACATGTCCACCCCcaaccttctcatcctcacccGGGGCGCTACGGAACTCATACTTCGACAGCATATAAGCCATGGTCAACATCAGCTCCGTCCAAGCCAATCCCTTCCCCAAACAGCTCCGCGGTCCAATGGAGAAGGGGCTGAAAGCCGACCGTGCGAGCTGCACCTTTTCGGGCACGGGGTCGAGCCAGCGATCGGGACGGTACTCAAAGGGCTCTGGGTAGTAGTCTGGGTTGTGCTGGATGGCGTAGATGCAGGTACCCACGTCGTAGCCGCGTGGGACAACCTGCCCGTCGATGATAACTCCATCGTCAAGGACTTCGCGCCAGAGGGAGCTACTGGCGGGTGGAGACATACGCAGACTCTCGTCGATACATGCGCGCAAGATCACGCAGTTGTTTAGGGCGGGCCCGAGGGCGACGTCGTCGGGACCCGGGAATGCGGCGCGaacttcctccttggcttTTTCGTACCATTCCCGGTTGCGGCAGAGGTAGAAGAAGGTCGAAGCGATGGCGGTGGAGGATGTGTCGGATCCTTGGTAGTGTTAGGCAAAGGAATAAGAAGAAATGGgggagatggaagaaaatcTTACCGGCAACAATCATGGTGGTACTTTCAGCGCCAATCTCTGCAGGTGTAAATCCCTGTTGCGTCTCCGGATCGACAGCATCCAGCAAGAATGAAAACGCATCGTGGCGTTTCAAGGGCTTTGCGGACATGCGCTTCTTGAGAAGAATATTGACGAAGCGAATGAACGCATTCCGGCCCTGAATCGCTTGAGGGAATAGCCAACGGTCGAGACGGCGTGTGGATAATTCACCAGCTTGGGATAGGACTCCAGTACGCACGTTCGAATCCTCAATGCACTTGACGATCTCCCGGTTTTTGGGACTGCCAATGAGATCAAAGCTTTCACCGAAAATGATTCCGGACATGATGTCGAAGGTGAGATAGTTTGCTGGGAGGAACGTCAAAATCTCGGCCTTCGCTAGGAGTGGGAAGGACGATACATACACCATTTTCCCATATTCTGCGGACTAGACCATTCACCAGCTTTTCCGCCCGAGATATCCTTGGCCAGCTCGTCGCAGAACTTGCGTACAAGACTCATGATGGTCCCTTCAAAACCACGCAGGGCGGCATCTCCAAAGCCCTGTCCAATTATGCGTCGCTTGCGACCGTGTTGCTTTTTATCAATGAGGGTGAGTGTGTTGGGAGCGCGATGAACCATGGCGCCATAGGCGGCCGACTTCTGGAAGCTTTTGCTGTATGCATAGATCTCTGAGAGGTTCGATGATCCGGTTAGTGGTTTTTTTCAGTGATCCGGAGCTTGAAAAGAGACAAACCCTTCAGGCCGGTATTGGTATTGAACAGCACACGATTTGGTGCATATCGAACATAGTTTCCTGTCGTATCATCCGTCAGAGAATGCTGCGTCATGGTAGAACAGAAGGGTAGTATAGCTACCATATTTCTCATGGCAGCGCATCATGTCAATGTGCAGGTCCCCTTTCCAGGCATAGTACCCTCCATAGAGGTTGGTCACTTTGGCCAGCAAAGGACCCGGATACTTCGCAAGGGGATGGAACCAGATACGGTAGATGCAGATAGCAAGCACCTGACAAACTCGTCAGTGAGGATCCTATCCTCGTTAGGGCCGGAAGCAAGGGCTCACGTAGGCCAGCAATGCAACGGGCACAGCCGTCACATAGGCGAAGAGAGGCACATGTCTCAGCAGCGCGACTGCCTGCATGATGGTAATTGATCGATTCGATACTAAGTGGATGACTGAATGATTGATAGTTCATGGACTTGGGCGTAAAAGGTCATGATGGCAATTCAGGCCAAATAAGTCCGGCGAAAAGGCATGGTGATAGCAGAAGCACAAGGCAGGAGGTGCCTCACAACCTCGGTGGTGAGGTGAACGCATCGTGCAATGTCATCTACATTGTATGATTCTGGGTCCAAGAGCCACCGTCTGACAAGGACAGAGATAAATTTAGATCACCGTTCCTGATCATCAAAACCTGGGGGTTTCAGAATGTCGGGCGGATCCTGCGACTTGGGGGCCGATGCCAGCAGTTGTCAGTCAGCATAAGCCCTAAAGCTATTCGACTATAGAGGTAAGCATGCAGTGTGAGCCACTAGCGCGGTTCGCCTTGGAGCTGGATCACTCAACTTTATTCAATTGatcgctgctgctgctgcatgAGTGAGATATGGGTggtttttcctttctcacGATTCGCCTCAGCCCCGAAACACTCCGCCACGTGTGAAGTAAGCTCTCGGTTGTTGCTGACATGGACTATACTGAATCCCGAGTATTATGGCCTCGGAAAGGGTCACCATGCACACGTAATATGATAGATCCTAGTGGTTGAGTCTCTTTTAAGTACTGGCGCCGGTCGACCAAAGTCACCCCACTGTGAATGACATTGATACCCAAACAACTTTGCCATGTCTGCCACAATGCAGCCGGAAGTCGAGCAGCAGCTTGCATATGTGCTCTTGATTGAGCTGTTGGCGTGAGTGTTGCTTCTTATGTCTTCCGACCGATCATGGCGATATCTGACCAAGGAAAAAATCACTTGTAGGCATCAGTTTGCGTCGCCAGTCCAATGGTAAGTCCTCGTCTTGATATCCTTAAAAGAATGATCGACTAACAACACTCTGTAACACAGGATTGAAACCCAAGATGGACTCATCACAGAGCAGAATGTTGAACGGTTCATCGAAATCGGCCCGGCAGATATCCTCACCGGCATGCTCCGAAAGACTGTCGGTCAACAGTACAAATCCCAAGATGCCGCACGACATATGACACGAAAGCTACTCTCTTACGCCCAGAATGCAGACGAAATACAGTATATCTCGGGCTCATCAACAGCGACAAGCCGGCCAGCTGTCAAGCCTCACCCGTTATTGTCACAGGGGCCGTCGGCGTCCAGTAAGACTGCGGAAACTACACCCCCAGCCCCGGCTGAAACTCAGATCAATACTGCGCCGGCCCCTGTTGCCAAAGTAGCGATGGTTGCGGATGCTCCTGTACAGGCGAAGGATATTGTTATCGCCATCATTGCACAAAAGCTGAGAAAGAGCCACGCTGAAGTAGCAACAGATAAAACAATCAAGCTATTAGTGAGCGGTATAGTTCTCCCTCTTACCCTTCCATTATACTCACTACAGCTGCTGATGACCCAAATATAGGCCGATCGACCTTGGAGAATGAGATCGTGGGCGACCTCGACGCCGAGTTCGGATCCCTTCCCGAGAGGGCGGAAGAGCTAGGATTAGAGGAACTATGCAATACTCTACAATCTGGCGCAGCCTTCTCAGGACAGCTGGGTAAGGTATCCACAGGGATTGTGTCCCGTGTCTTTGCACAAAAGCTTCCTGCTGGTTTCTCTAGCGGTGATGCTCGTGATTATCTACAGACTAGATGGGGTCTAGGGGCCGGACGTCAGGACTCGGTATTCTTGCGAGCAAGCACAGCCCAGACATCCTCTCGATTGGCAAGTTCGGGAGAAGCACAGTCATTTTTTGATCAGATAGTGCAGCAGTATGCTACAGACAACGGCCTCAGCCTGTCTGCATCCGCGCCGGCCGCGGAGGCTGCGGCAGTGTCGGCTCCAGTGGACAGCAAGGCTCTCGGCCTGGTGAAGAAAGATCAGGAACGGCTCCGAAAGGCGCAGATGGAACTCTATGCACGACTGCTTGGAAAGGATCTAGGCCACGATGCGCGAGAAGCGCTCAAGGCACAACTGGCGACCGTCAAGCTGCAGGAGCAGCTGGACTTCATCACCGCCGAGGTGGGCGATGTCTTTATCTCAGGTATCCGTCCATTATGGGCAGCTGCAAAGGTGCGACGCTACAACTCCAGCTGGAACTGGGTGTTGCAAGATACATTGCATCTTTTCCACCGGATTCTGCGAGGGAACTTTGGCAATGCCGATTTCCCTAAATACAGCAACGCTATCGCCAACCGATCCAGTCCTCGCCTACTGCAAATGATCAAGTATTTGTCGAACAGCCCGTGCTCTCTCTGGGGCACTCGTTTCCCAGAGGCCAAAACCGTGATGCGTCGCTTGGTAGACCTTTGTGAGAAGCCTCGCGCGCCTCGATTCGAGCCGCTGGCCGCGAACTACGATGCCTTTATCAAGGGGCCTAGCACTACGGTGGATGAGAATGGTCATATCAAGTACCGCGAGGTCCCTCGCGGTGGATCACCCGTCATCGCATCGATTCACATCAAAACCCAGCGACACTCGACCTGGCTGACCGACCGCTCCGTGACGGCACTGTATCTGGACGAGGTGCAATCATCCTGGAATGACGGCATCACATTCATCAACAAGTGTGTCCTCATGACTGGAGTGAGCATTGGGTCCATTGGAGCTGAAATTTTGAAAGGCCTCCTGAGTGGTGGAGCCAAGGTTGTCGTCACCACCAGCAGCTATTCCTCTGCCACAACTCGGTTCTACCAACGTCTCTACGTTGAACACGGTTCGCGAGGATCCGAACTGATTGTCGCTCCGTTTAATCAAGGAAGTCAGCATGATCTCGACGGACTTGTCGAGTACATCTACACGTCAGGCACTGGCCTGGGCTGGGATTTGGACCACGTTGTTCCATTCGCTGCGATCTCCGAGGCTGGCCGGGAGATTGACAACATTGATGCCAAATCCGAACTGGCTCACCGAATCATGCTCACCAATACCCTCCGTTTGCTGGGAGCCAtcaagaaacagaaacagcTTCGGGGATACCGCACCCGGCCGACTCAGGTCATTCTGCCCCTTTCGCCCAACCACGGCGCGTTTGGCAACGATGGTCTGTACGGCGAGTCGAAGATTGCCCTCGAGTCCTTGTTTGAGAAATGGCACTCGGAGAGCTGGTCGACGTACCTGTCCATCTGCGGTGCGGTCATTGGTTGGACGCGTGGCACCGGTCTGATGGCCGATAACAACATTGTCGCGGCAGGAATTGAGCGTCATGGAGTGCAGACCTTCTCCACGGCCGAGATGGGGGCATATATCCTGGTGCTTATGACTCGGAAGCTTGCCAACCAATGCAACGTACAGCCACTGTATGCCGATCTGACCGGCGGTCTGAACACGATTCCGAATCTGAGAGCCACTTTGGATAAGGTTCGGCGCGAGATTGTCGATAAAAGTGCCATGCGCACCGTCCTCGCGCGGGAGCAAGCTGCTGAGCAGAAGCTCACTACGTGCAGTTCTCCAACGACCCCGGAGAAGGGAGCACGAACGCGCCTGGCGAATATTCGGTTCTCATTCCCCGCTCTGCCCGATGCGAAGACCGAAGTCGACCCCCTGCGAGCAAACTTGATGGGCATGGCAGATTTGGAGCGCATTGTGGTGGTCACAGGCTTTTCAGAGGTCGGCCCGTACGGCAACTCTCGGACTCGCTGGCAAATGGAGGCCACTGGGCGTTTGTCCTTGGAAGGGTGTATTGAGATGGCATGGATCATGGGACTCATCAAGCACCATGACGGCCCGCTGGACGGGAAACACTTCACCGGCTGGGTGGACGccaagacaaagaagcccGTGCAGGACATGGACGTCAAAGCTCGGTATGAAGAGCATATCCTCAATCATACCGGAATCCGACTGGTGGAGCCAGACCTGGATCCTAGCGAACCACCAGGCAAGAGACGGCTCCTACAAGAGGTCGTGCTCGAGGAAGATCTACCGCCCTTTGAAGTCTCTCCTGAGGTGGCGGAGCAGCTCATCAACGAGCATGGGGAGAATCTGGTTGATATCTCGCCCCAGGGAGAACAGTGTGTCGTCAACCTGAAAAAAGGTGTAGTGTTGATGATCCCCAAGGCTCTGCAGTACCAGCATGCGGTTGCGGGGCAGGTCCCTACCGGCTGGGATGCACGCGCCTACGGCATACCGGAAGACATTGTCGCCCAGGTTGACCGTGGAACCCTGTTCACCTTGGTCAGCACCATGGAGGCGCTTGTGGCCTCGGGAATCACCGACCCCTACGAGCTATACCAGTATATCCATCTCTCCGAGTTCGGCAATTGCATTGGCTCAGGTCTTGGTGGTGTGCActcgttgaagaagatgttcCGGGATCGGTATCTGGATAAGGATGTACAGAAGGACATTCTCCAGGAAACATTTATAAACACCACCGCTGCCTGGGTCAATATGCTGTTGATCTCCTCTGCTGGCCCCATCCGCACGTCGGTTGGTGCTTGTGCCACTTCGATTGAGTCTTTGGAAACTGGTTTTGAAACTATCGTCACTGGGCGTGCTAAAATCTGTCTTGTCGGTGGATACGATGATATGACGCAGGCAGTAGCAGAGGAGTTTGCCAATATGAAAGCCACTACCAAccccgaggaagaggccaagaagggCAGGCTCCCGCAGGAGATGTCGCGACCCGCTGCAGAGAGCCGAAGCGGCTTCGTCGAGTCTCAGGGCAGTGGTGTTCAGGTTATCACCTCGGCCCGCCTGGCCCTCGACTTGGGCCTGCCGATTCATGGTATTGTTGCCTGGGTGGGAACTGCCAGTGACAAGACAAGCCGGTCGGTGCCTGCACCGGGACAAGGCATCTTGACGAACGCGCGCGAGAAGCCCAACAGTCGATTCCCATCGCCACTGCTGGATATTCGTTACCGCAAGCGCCGTCTTGAGGCACGGTTGAAGCAAATCAATGAATCGGTTGACCTGGAGGTACAGATGCTTGAGGAGCAAATGACCCAAGATGGAGAGGTTCCAGAGGAACTCCAGGAAGAGCTCCAGAACCATAAGCGCTTCGTCGAAGGCGAAGCCGAGCGCCAGCGCAAGGAAGCGTTGAACACATTTGGTAATGAGTTCTGGAAGAATGAGTCCGCTATTTCTCCCGTTCGGGGTTCTTTGGCCGTTTTTGGTCTGACTATCGGTTCGTCATGCTTGCCTTTCCGCAGTAAATGTCTAGATTTCATGGACTGACCACCTACTAGATGATCTTGATTTCGTTTCCCTACACGGCACTAGCACTGTCATGAACGACAAGAACGAAGCCGCAGTGCTTGAAGCCCAAATGCGACACCTCGGCCGTGTACCCGGGAATCCTCTCTACGCTATCTCACAGAAGTATCTTACGGGTCATCCCAAGGGTGCCGCAGGAGCATGGATGCTGAATGGTGGCCTACAAGTGCTGGACACGGGCCTCATTCCTGGCAACCGCAACCTGGACAACGTTGATGGGAAGCTGCAAGATAACGAATACATTCTCTATCCCAACCGTAGCATCCAAACCAAGGGATTGAAGGCATTCTCTGTGACATCTTTCGGTTTCGGGCAGAAGGGCGCGCAGGCCATCGTGGTGCACCCCCGGTATCTCTACGCTATGCTCGAGGATGGCGAATATCACGCATATCGGACGCGCCGTCTGACCAGATATCGGAAGGCATTCCgcttcttccaccatggGCTGGCCACAAATACCATGTTCGTGGCCAAGACCGAAGCTCCTTATCGACCAGACCAACAAAATGCGGTGTTATTGGATCCCACCGCGCGAATGCAGTCAAAGGAGTCGACGGAGTCAGTCGAGCCAACAATTGGGATTTCATTCTAAGCCTTaatctgcttttctttgtttctttcttctccccctttCTTGGAACCATGCTCATTTCGTGGCAGTGTCCTTCCTATCCTTGTAATTTGAGcggtttttgttttttaCTCCGGGAACCAACGGAGCATCGCTGCGGGAGGAGCAACTGGGTACTTCTGTACATACTACCTGGCCAAGTAGTGGTAGTATTAGACTAGACTGATTGAAAAATTGACACCATATCCACTGACTTCGCGTCCCAAAAAGGTAGCCCGAGACCACGTGACCGGACCAACATTCGGATTCTTCTGCCATTGGTCGTGTCGCTCGGGAATTGATAGCCCTAACAGACAAACTAAAATCCCTCGCGTTAGATTCCTCCATTGTCTTTGGGGGATAGTACCCAGAGTGCCCCACTGGGATGCAGCGGAGTTTACTCCGTAAGTCTTCATGAACAGGGATCGACCAGTTCCGACCCTGAAACCTGAGCTCGGGTGTTGCCATGGAGTCTTGGAAGAGAGCCTCATACAGACGACGACACGATAGCGCTCGCTACTGTTGTTGGGCGAAGCGAGGTGAATTGCTcattggaagagatcttGGGCTGAAGTCCCTGCTATGACCTCCTGCAGCCTCAACGTAATTTAACGGGGTCAACGGTACGATTGGCTGTAACCCTTCGCAGGGGAGGTTGGGGACACTCAAACTTTGCATCATACCATTCGGTGTGGCAGATAATCCTGGTCTATATCTCTGGAGCACTGCCCAACTTTGACCTTTCTCTTTGTTAGACAGGCAGCCGCAATCAAACCTCTAAGAATACCCCGGGAACTTGGCGCCAGCTGAGCCAGCCCTACTGTGGATCAGCCCTGTGTGGATAACGGCCTAGATAGCGCCACTGGAGGTcaacaaagaagatcagCTCGAGTTATCTGGTCCATCCAGCTCAACCAATTCGCTGCCTACCTGCCCAGGTTTATAAATTCAAGCTTGGAACCGCCCAGTCGACGATCCCACAGACAATCATCGTTCCCGTCTTTACTCCTACAGTCAAGATGAAGCTCCTTCAGCTATCATCACTTCTCCACTTCCTGACTCTAAGCTCAGCTCTCACTATCCCCTTGAACCGTCGCAAACGTTCTATTGATGCCTTAGCTCACACTGCCTCCCTCCTCGCAACCGGGGGTGGACACAATTTCGATGTCGACGTCACTGTTGGCTCCAACAACCAAACCTTCAAGCTCCTGGTCGATACAGGAAGCAGTGATCTCTATATTATGGGAGACGGCTTTACCTGCGTCAATGCCACCAGCAACCTGACTCTCCCCCAGGCAGACTGTAAATACGGTCCAGAGACGTATACCCGCTCGTTGAGCTACGAACAGGTTCCTAACGAGGTGTTCGGCATTGAATATGGGGCCGGTCGTGCAAGCGGTGTCATGGCCTATGAGGACATTACAATTGCAGGCGTCTCAGTGCGCGCCAAATTGGCAATCGCAGATGTTTCTGAGCCGATGGGTCGAGAAGGGATCAGCCATGGGGTCATGGGTCTTGGCTACCCCAGCATAACATCGGCTCACCCAGGCACATCCGTTCCCAACAACACGTACTTCTACAACCGGGCGGTGTATAGCCCAGTGTTCAACACCATGTTTGAGCAAGGCCTGGTGGAGCCGTACTTCACCATTGCTCTGGCGCATACCGCGCGGGGCAGCACTGCCACATTCGGAGGCTATCTCACCCTGGGTGACCTGCCCCCGGTGGAGCCTAAGTCGGACTTCAGCGCT from Aspergillus flavus chromosome 7, complete sequence carries:
- a CDS encoding putative fatty acid synthase alpha subunit — its product is MSATMQPEVEQQLAYVLLIELLAHQFASPVQWIETQDGLITEQNVERFIEIGPADILTGMLRKTVGQQYKSQDAARHMTRKLLSYAQNADEIQYISGSSTATSRPAVKPHPLLSQGPSASSKTAETTPPAPAETQINTAPAPVAKVAMVADAPVQAKDIVIAIIAQKLRKSHAEVATDKTIKLLVSGRSTLENEIVGDLDAEFGSLPERAEELGLEELCNTLQSGAAFSGQLGKVSTGIVSRVFAQKLPAGFSSGDARDYLQTRWGLGAGRQDSVFLRASTAQTSSRLASSGEAQSFFDQIVQQYATDNGLSLSASAPAAEAAAVSAPVDSKALGLVKKDQERLRKAQMELYARLLGKDLGHDAREALKAQLATVKLQEQLDFITAEVGDVFISGIRPLWAAAKVRRYNSSWNWVLQDTLHLFHRILRGNFGNADFPKYSNAIANRSSPRLLQMIKYLSNSPCSLWGTRFPEAKTVMRRLVDLCEKPRAPRFEPLAANYDAFIKGPSTTVDENGHIKYREVPRGGSPVIASIHIKTQRHSTWLTDRSVTALYLDEVQSSWNDGITFINKCVLMTGVSIGSIGAEILKGLLSGGAKVVVTTSSYSSATTRFYQRLYVEHGSRGSELIVAPFNQGSQHDLDGLVEYIYTSGTGLGWDLDHVVPFAAISEAGREIDNIDAKSELAHRIMLTNTLRLLGAIKKQKQLRGYRTRPTQVILPLSPNHGAFGNDGLYGESKIALESLFEKWHSESWSTYLSICGAVIGWTRGTGLMADNNIVAAGIERHGVQTFSTAEMGAYILVLMTRKLANQCNVQPLYADLTGGLNTIPNLRATLDKVRREIVDKSAMRTVLAREQAAEQKLTTCSSPTTPEKGARTRLANIRFSFPALPDAKTEVDPLRANLMGMADLERIVVVTGFSEVGPYGNSRTRWQMEATGRLSLEGCIEMAWIMGLIKHHDGPLDGKHFTGWVDAKTKKPVQDMDVKARYEEHILNHTGIRLVEPDLDPSEPPGKRRLLQEVVLEEDLPPFEVSPEVAEQLINEHGENLVDISPQGEQCVVNLKKGVVLMIPKALQYQHAVAGQVPTGWDARAYGIPEDIVAQVDRGTLFTLVSTMEALVASGITDPYELYQYIHLSEFGNCIGSGLGGVHSLKKMFRDRYLDKDVQKDILQETFINTTAAWVNMLLISSAGPIRTSVGACATSIESLETGFETIVTGRAKICLVGGYDDMTQAVAEEFANMKATTNPEEEAKKGRLPQEMSRPAAESRSGFVESQGSGVQVITSARLALDLGLPIHGIVAWVGTASDKTSRSVPAPGQGILTNAREKPNSRFPSPLLDIRYRKRRLEARLKQINESVDLEVQMLEEQMTQDGEVPEELQEELQNHKRFVEGEAERQRKEALNTFGNEFWKNESAISPVRGSLAVFGLTIDDLDFVSLHGTSTVMNDKNEAAVLEAQMRHLGRVPGNPLYAISQKYLTGHPKGAAGAWMLNGGLQVLDTGLIPGNRNLDNVDGKLQDNEYILYPNRSIQTKGLKAFSVTSFGFGQKGAQAIVVHPRYLYAMLEDGEYHAYRTRRLTRYRKAFRFFHHGLATNTMFVAKTEAPYRPDQQNAVLLDPTARMQSKESTESVEDRPVPTLKPELGCCHGVLEESLIQTTTR
- a CDS encoding putative aspartic-type endopeptidase; the protein is MKLLQLSSLLHFLTLSSALTIPLNRRKRSIDALAHTASLLATGGGHNFDVDVTVGSNNQTFKLLVDTGSSDLYIMGDGFTCVNATSNLTLPQADCKYGPETYTRSLSYEQVPNEVFGIEYGAGRASGVMAYEDITIAGVSVRAKLAIADVSEPMGREGISHGVMGLGYPSITSAHPGTSVPNNTYFYNRAVYSPVFNTMFEQGLVEPYFTIALAHTARGSTATFGGYLTLGDLPPVEPKSDFSAVPVEIMRDVPAEFTSGKQQRAYWAFTVQGVKYGSSGEEAAALKTDDNPWQVFVDTGNDFSILPEAVVDPVNKQFSPPGVWNDKLKVYVVDCDAKAPEFGVTIGDQTFYHAAEDLIYEVGEGVCVSSLLPAEKVGMKYVVVYILGAPFYKNVIAVHDFGKNELRFAQK